The following is a genomic window from Pectobacterium carotovorum.
ACTGCTGCGCGATCTGCCGCCGGAAGATCGTATCACGCCAATTATCGGCATGTTATCGGGAGCCATTGAACGGGCAGGAGAACTGCGCGTTGAAGTTCCTGACACCAACGAAAGCAAAGAGCTGATGAAGTTCTGCCGCAAATTCACCGTGCCGCTGCGCGCGGCGTTGCGCGAACATAAAATTCTGTTGGGCTATGAAAAAGCAGATCGGCCAGTACTGCATGTACTGTTCATTGCTCCAGGCTGCTGCTATGTCGGTTACTCCTATAGCAATAACAATTCACCGTTTTATATGGGGATCCCACGCCTCAAGTTCCCTTCTGATGCACCAAGCCGTTCGACGCTGAAGCTGGAGGAGGCGTTTCACGTCTTTATTCCTGCGGATGAGTGGGATGAGCGCTTGGGCAGCGGTATGTACGCGGTGGATTTAGGCGCGTGTCCCGGCGGCTGGACTTACCAACTGGTTAAACGCAGCATGATGGTTTATGCGGTAGACAATGGACCCATGGCACCGAGCCTGATGGAGACTGGGCAGGTGATGCACCATCAGGCGGACGGCTTCCGCTTTGAGCCACCGCGTAATAACGTGTACTGGCTAGTGTGCGACATGGTGGAAAAACCCGCGAAAGTTACCAGCCTGATGAGTGATTGGCTGATCAAGGGCTGGTGTCGTGAGGCCATTTTCAACCTGAAGCTGCCGATGAAGAAGCGCTATGAAGAAGTGTCGCAGAATCTGGCCGTGCTGCGTGAACGCCTGAGCGAAAATGGGATTAATGCTGAAGTGCATGCCAAGCATTTGTACCATGACCGCGAGGAAATCACCGTACACGTTCGTCGTTTCTGGAGCGCAGTGCCTGGCCGTCGCGACGAGCGATAAAATAAGAGATATCGTGGATTTTACTGTTATCTGGCGTAAAAAATTATGCTGAGGAGATAGTCGGCTTAGGATGAGCCGCACGGATACGGCGAAAGCTTGCGCCATGCTGGGAGCATGTCGCAAGCGGTCCGTTAAGCCAGATACCGACGAAGGTACCGCGTAGCGGCATAATTTAGCCAGAAGCCTGGGGTCATGGGGCGAGCGGCGTGTGAGCCGCCCCATGTCGGGCGCATGCTACTGGGGTAGCATGAAAAATGACGGTATTATTGCGCACGAAACCCTCTCCTAGTCTGCATAAAAAATGTGACTAAGAGGCAGGTATCAATAGGGGCACACCGTCCGTCTCTTAATATGGTAGCCTCAGCTGTTGCAGATTGCCATTGAGCGTTAAATCGGTATGCAGCATAGCCACTTGACGGCTGATTAGCGCCATGTCTTTATGCTGTTCCAGCTTCTTACGCCACTTTTCTGGTACGGCATCTAATTGCTGATACAGTGCCTCCAAGCTTCCAGCCTGTTGCAAAAGTTGTGCGGCGCTTTTAGGGCCGATACCCGCGACGCCCGGTATTTTGCTGCTGCTAATGCCTGCCAGCCCCCAGTAGTCCGTAAGCTGTTGCGGTGACACACCAAACTCCTGTTCAACAAACGGCAGATCCAGCCAGCGTTTCTGGAAGTAGTCCCTAATCTGAATGTGTGGCGCTAATAGCTGGCAGTATCCTTTATTGGTCGACACAATCGTTGCCTGATGACCCGCTGATGACAGCTTGGTGGCTAGCGTAGCCGCCAGATCGTCGGCCTCATTGCCGGGGCTATGCCAGCTTGCTACGCCTGCTGCGGCAAATGCCGCTTTAATTTGCGGTAGTTCCTGTTTCAGATTGTCCGGCATTGGCGTGCGGCCCGCCTTGTAGTCAGGCAGGAGTTGGTGACGCCAACTGGTAACACGACCTTCATCATCAAATTCTTCATGATCAAACACTGCAACAGCGTGCGTAGGCTGGCTGTTTTGTATGAGCTGATGCAGTGCATGTTGGCATGCTGTGATACAGGGCGAACCTTGTACCGCATGAATGCGACGTATCAGATTGAGCGCGTCGACAATCAGCAAATGGACGGACATCGCGTAATTCCTGATGTAATAAGAGGGGGAAGCTGGGCTTCCCCACATAGGTACGACCGGACGGTGGACCGTTAGGAGCAGATTTCGTAGCAGGGGATATAGGCGCTGCCGGGCAGCTTCATGCGCTGCTGCGCGACAAAGCCCTGTAACAGTGTATCCATGCTTTTCATCATCTGCGGATCGCCATGAATTTTGTACGGCCCACGTTGTTCAATCGCCTGAATGCCAACTTCCTTCACATTACCGGCCACAATACCGGAGAACGCCCGGCGCAGCGCGGCAGCCAGTTCTTCAGCCGGCTGATTCGGATGCAGGTTGAGATCGGCCATATTTTCATGTGTTGGTTCGAAGGGCAGTTGCAGATCGGGTGCGATGCGCAATGACCAGTTAAAGCTGTAGGCATCACCCGTGTGGCGACGGCTTTCTTTCACCTGCGGCATCGCTTTCTTCATCTGACGGGCGACTTCCGCAGCGTCATTAATGATGATCGAGTAGTAACGACGCGCCTGACGACCCAGCGTGCCAACAATGAACTCGTCCAGCACGCGGAAATAGTCTGCGCTTTCTTCCGGCCCGGTCAGGATAATCGGCAACACTTGCTCGCTGTTTTCCGGGTTCATCATGATGCCCAGCAAATAGAGGAACTCTTCCGCCGTTCCGACCCCACCAGGGAAAATAATGATGCCGTGTCCGATACGGACAAAAGCCTCCAGACGCTTTTCGATGTCCGGCATAATGATCAGTTCATTGACCAGCGGATTCGGCGGTTCGGCCGCAATGATGGACGGCTCGGTCATACCGATGAAACGCCCTTCTTTATAGCGCTGCTGTGCGTGGCCGACGGCGGCACCTTTCATTGGTGCTTCCATCGCACCCGGGCCGCAGCCCGTACAGATATTCAGTTCACGCAGGCCGAGCTGGCTGCCCACCTTACGCGCATACTGGTATTCGATTTCATTAATCGAATGGCCGCCCCAGCAAACCACCATGTTCGGCTCTTCCCCGACGTGGAGCGCCTTGGCATTACGCAGGATAGAGAACACCAGATTGGTGATATGGGCGGAATTTTCCAGATTCAGATTCTGATAGCGGCCTGCACTGGCGATTTGGCCGTTAACGAAAAGAATGTCGCGCAATACGGCGAACAGGTTAGCCTGCAAGGCTCGAATGATGTTGCCGTCAACGAAAGCGTCTTCCGGCGGGTTCACCAGTTCCAGTTTGACACCGCGCTCACGGCGCAGCACGTTGATATCAAAATCTTCATAACGAGACAGCAGCTCTTTGCTGTTATCTGTCTGGCTACCGGAATTCAGTACGGCGAGGGAACAGTTGCGAAACAAACGGTAGAGATCGCTGCTGGCTGTGCTTTTCAGCATGTCCACTTCCAACTGCGATAACAAATCCATCGATCCCAATGGGCTGATATGTGTAATCAATTTTGCTCCTTGAAACGCAATATAATTCGCGATGCCATGCTGGCTGCCGAGAGCACGTTCCGTTGCTACACGCTCGACGTTTCAGCAACATGGCACGAATGTCATCCATTTAAGACGCGACGCGGAACGTCATACGTTAAATACCGCGAGCCTAAATGAAACCTACTTGAGCACCGTTCAGACGTTATGGATCTTTTGTTGTCTGGCACACCACCTTAACGCGCTGTCATCATTTTTTCCAATGTTGGCGGCAGTCTCTCCCCTAACTTGCGTGACGCTACGCATATTACCGTGCAAACCCGTAACTTATCGGTCGATTACTGGCGCGGCAGGCGTCCAGTTGGCGCGTTAAACGGATAGTTACTGCGCCACGGATTGATGTCCAGCCCGCCGCGGCGGGTATAGCGGGCGTAAACGCTGAGTTTTTCCGGCTGGTAGTAGCGCGTGATGTCGTTAAAAATTCGTTCCACACACTGTTCATGAAATTCGTTATGATGTCGAAATGAGACAATGTAGCGCAGCAGCGCTTCACGGTTAATGCGTTTGCCGCGATAGTGGATCTGTACAGAGCCCCAGTCGGGCTGATGGGTGATCAAACAGTTGGATTTCAGCAGGTGGCTGACCAGTGTTTCCTCAACGACAGGCGCGTCCTGTTCGTTTGTCGCCAGATAGTCGGCGCTGAAGTCGTAGCTGTCGATCTGAATGTCTTGATCGTCGATGCATTCGCCTATGAATCCTGCTATCGGCTGGCCTTCAAGCTCGCTGAGTTTGAAAAGCGTGATGCTGACGTCCCCCTGAGCGCAGTGCGCCAGATCCTTGGCTAACGTTGCGCGTACGCTTTCCCAACTGTCGAATGTCGTCTGATTAAAGCTGTTCAGGTACAGCTTGAAACTTTTTGATTCAATCAGATTCAGGCTTTCCGCATTGAGATGCATTTCACCGACGGCCACCTGAGGTACGCCGCGGTTGTTCAGCCAGGAAAGCTCGTAGAGCGTCCAGATATCCGCGCCATGAAAAGGCAGGCTGTCAGGATAAATGCCCAGTGGATCGCGGTTCAGGCTACGTGGCACCGGTTGCAGAAGTGCGGCATCATAGCGATCGTGATAGGGGGTGGGTTTGCCCAGTGTCAGCCCGCTCAGGGCCTGATGCTTGTCATAAACGGACATGCTGTTACCTTGATGTGATAAGCGTGATGGCGAATAGTGTAACCTGACTAAAAGAGTGATGAGAAAAATTATGGAGCATGAGGTCGTTTCGGCACTGGCGGCGTTTACCCAGCGCTATGTTGACTGCTGGCAGCAGGAGAAGGGGCATTTGCCCGCCAGTGAAGCCCTTTACGGCATATCTTCCCCATGTATTGTCGAAAATCATGAGGATACGGTTTACTGGTCGCCACAGCCTTTTGCTCCTTCAGCCGCATTGGATGGCGTGGAACGTGCACTGGAAATCAGCCTGCATCCTGATGTTCATGCTTTTTACACCGCGCAGTATGCCGGGGATATGGCGGCGCAGTTTGATTCGCTCTCCTGTCAACTGTTGCAGGTGTGGAGTGAAGAAGATTTCACCCGCATGCAGGAGAATCTGATTGGTCATTTGTTAACGCAGAAACGCCTTAAGCTGACGCCAACGCTGTTTTTAGCAACGACTGATTCTGAGATGACAATGGTGTCGTTGTGTAATATTTCTGGTGAAATCATCCTGGAAGAGTTCGGTACGAAAAAGCGTCAGATCTTAGCGCCGACGCTGACAGCGTTTCTTTCTAACCTGAACCCGTTAGCGGTCTAATGGTTAATCGAATTTCACTTTCGGCTTTGTGAGAGATCTCTTACATTTGCTGTAAGAAATGTCTTATCTTTAATGTTGAAAATATGTTTCATTTTTATTTTTCCATTATTAATTAGCAAATTACAATAAAAAATTACCGTATCGCTTAAGGGATGTTGAGAAACATTGTCACTTACCCCTTGCTGAAAGCTGACAATTAATACATCTTATTACTTAAGTTAGTAACCGGTTACAGTGTGTGTAATGGTGACTATCGGTAACAAAATAGCGTTACTGCACTCGGGTTGTTTTCAGGACGAAACGTTGTTTCAGGAAGAGACACAGTTTCAGGATGAAACACTGTTTTAGGGATAAACATTGTTTTAGGAAGAAACACGAGTTTCAGGAAGAAGCGCAGTTTTCAGGAAGAAACACGGTTTCAGGATGAAATCAGGGACACCTCCAGGAAGGAGACCGAGAGCCGATTAGGAATATCGGTGGGGCAGGAGCCTAAAGGGATTTAGTCACGGAAGATACAGGATGGAAACGTCAGGAAGAAAGTAGGACGCCAGCAAGGATTGTGGGTCAGGGAGACCAAAAAGGAAAAGTTTTCATGGATGAGCAGGGATGCAAATGTGTAGCGGGATAGCTATAAAACGAACCGGGGGTACTGAGCAATCAGTACCCCCACTTTTTTGCCTGTAGCATGGGGAACTGAGGCTGTCGCCGATAGCCTGTGGTCAACATGTGGCGATTGGGTCAGGCTGATATCAATGCTATGCTTTGCCGCCATTACTGTTGGCTTCAAGGGCGAGAAACCGCATGAGTAGAGAGAACCAGGTTCGTCAGTCATTATTCGATATTGAGCGCGCATTGAGAGAAAGTCCTTTCTGGCAGGTTGTTCCGCCAGAAGACGAGGCGTTTAACAGCACTGAGCCTTTCAGCCTGGATACCATGAAACCCGAAGAGTGGTTGCAGTGGGTCTTTTTGCCGCGCATGCATGCTTTGTTGGATAGCGAATTAGCGTTGCCCGCTGAGCTGGCTTTGCTTCCCTATTTTGAAGAAGCGCTGGAAGGTACGCCAGAAGAGACGGCGGCGATCCTGTTGCGTATCGGGCTGCTTGATGAACTGTTCCGCCCGGATGCACAGGATGGCGCAGTACGCGATGCTTGAGATTATTTATCAGGATGAGCATCTGGTCGCCGTTAATAAACCCAGCGGCTGGTTAGTCCACCGTAGCTGGCTGGATCGCAAAGAAAAGGTCGTGGTGATGCAGACCGTGCGCGATCAGATCGGCCAGCACGTGTATACCGTTCATCGTCTCGACAGGCCGACATCCGGCGTGTTGTTGCTCGCGCTGTCCAGCGAGGTGGCGCGTGCGTTATCCCAGCAGTTTGAATCACACCAGATGCAGAAAATGTATCATGCCGTGGTGCGGGGCTATGTGCTGGATGATGGCGTGATTGACTATGCGCTCACCGAAGAACTGGACAAGATCGCCGACAAGTTTACGAATCCTGATAAAGCACCGCAGCCTGCCGTCACGCATTATCGTTCTTTGGCGCAGGTCGAAATGCCGGTTGCCATTGGCCGTTACCCAACAGCACGCTACAGCCTGATGGAGCTGAAACCGCAGACCGGTCGTAAGCATCAGCTCCGCCGCCATATGTCACACCTCCGTCATCCGATCATCGGCGATACCGCGCACGGCGACCTGCGACACAATCGTGGCATGGAGACACATTTTTCCTGCGGTAGACTTATGCTGCATGCCAGCGAGCTACAGCTTAATCATCCAGTGAGCGGGCAGCCATTGACGTTGCAGGCTCGCTGGGA
Proteins encoded in this region:
- the rlmM gene encoding 23S rRNA (cytidine(2498)-2'-O)-methyltransferase RlmM; its protein translation is MNKVILYCRPGFEKECAAEITEKATQHNAFGFARVKENSGYVVFECYQHEDAERLVKTLPFHELIFARQMFVSGELLRDLPPEDRITPIIGMLSGAIERAGELRVEVPDTNESKELMKFCRKFTVPLRAALREHKILLGYEKADRPVLHVLFIAPGCCYVGYSYSNNNSPFYMGIPRLKFPSDAPSRSTLKLEEAFHVFIPADEWDERLGSGMYAVDLGACPGGWTYQLVKRSMMVYAVDNGPMAPSLMETGQVMHHQADGFRFEPPRNNVYWLVCDMVEKPAKVTSLMSDWLIKGWCREAIFNLKLPMKKRYEEVSQNLAVLRERLSENGINAEVHAKHLYHDREEITVHVRRFWSAVPGRRDER
- the queF gene encoding NADPH-dependent 7-cyano-7-deazaguanine reductase QueF (Catalyzes the NADPH-dependent reduction of 7-cyano-7-deazaguanine (preQ0) to 7-aminomethyl-7-deazaguanine (preQ1) in queuosine biosynthesis) gives rise to the protein MSVYDKHQALSGLTLGKPTPYHDRYDAALLQPVPRSLNRDPLGIYPDSLPFHGADIWTLYELSWLNNRGVPQVAVGEMHLNAESLNLIESKSFKLYLNSFNQTTFDSWESVRATLAKDLAHCAQGDVSITLFKLSELEGQPIAGFIGECIDDQDIQIDSYDFSADYLATNEQDAPVVEETLVSHLLKSNCLITHQPDWGSVQIHYRGKRINREALLRYIVSFRHHNEFHEQCVERIFNDITRYYQPEKLSVYARYTRRGGLDINPWRSNYPFNAPTGRLPRQ
- the xni gene encoding flap endonuclease Xni: MSVHLLIVDALNLIRRIHAVQGSPCITACQHALHQLIQNSQPTHAVAVFDHEEFDDEGRVTSWRHQLLPDYKAGRTPMPDNLKQELPQIKAAFAAAGVASWHSPGNEADDLAATLATKLSSAGHQATIVSTNKGYCQLLAPHIQIRDYFQKRWLDLPFVEQEFGVSPQQLTDYWGLAGISSSKIPGVAGIGPKSAAQLLQQAGSLEALYQQLDAVPEKWRKKLEQHKDMALISRQVAMLHTDLTLNGNLQQLRLPY
- the ppnN gene encoding nucleotide 5'-monophosphate nucleosidase PpnN → MITHISPLGSMDLLSQLEVDMLKSTASSDLYRLFRNCSLAVLNSGSQTDNSKELLSRYEDFDINVLRRERGVKLELVNPPEDAFVDGNIIRALQANLFAVLRDILFVNGQIASAGRYQNLNLENSAHITNLVFSILRNAKALHVGEEPNMVVCWGGHSINEIEYQYARKVGSQLGLRELNICTGCGPGAMEAPMKGAAVGHAQQRYKEGRFIGMTEPSIIAAEPPNPLVNELIIMPDIEKRLEAFVRIGHGIIIFPGGVGTAEEFLYLLGIMMNPENSEQVLPIILTGPEESADYFRVLDEFIVGTLGRQARRYYSIIINDAAEVARQMKKAMPQVKESRRHTGDAYSFNWSLRIAPDLQLPFEPTHENMADLNLHPNQPAEELAAALRRAFSGIVAGNVKEVGIQAIEQRGPYKIHGDPQMMKSMDTLLQGFVAQQRMKLPGSAYIPCYEICS
- a CDS encoding YqcC family protein, with amino-acid sequence MSRENQVRQSLFDIERALRESPFWQVVPPEDEAFNSTEPFSLDTMKPEEWLQWVFLPRMHALLDSELALPAELALLPYFEEALEGTPEETAAILLRIGLLDELFRPDAQDGAVRDA
- the syd gene encoding SecY-interacting protein; translated protein: MEHEVVSALAAFTQRYVDCWQQEKGHLPASEALYGISSPCIVENHEDTVYWSPQPFAPSAALDGVERALEISLHPDVHAFYTAQYAGDMAAQFDSLSCQLLQVWSEEDFTRMQENLIGHLLTQKRLKLTPTLFLATTDSEMTMVSLCNISGEIILEEFGTKKRQILAPTLTAFLSNLNPLAV
- the truC gene encoding tRNA pseudouridine(65) synthase TruC; this translates as MLEIIYQDEHLVAVNKPSGWLVHRSWLDRKEKVVVMQTVRDQIGQHVYTVHRLDRPTSGVLLLALSSEVARALSQQFESHQMQKMYHAVVRGYVLDDGVIDYALTEELDKIADKFTNPDKAPQPAVTHYRSLAQVEMPVAIGRYPTARYSLMELKPQTGRKHQLRRHMSHLRHPIIGDTAHGDLRHNRGMETHFSCGRLMLHASELQLNHPVSGQPLTLQARWDAPWQGVMTQFGWQGILPEFEGVEFPADSGQDSEHFVG